AAACATCCTCAGTGTTCTCCCTGAAGATTACTACGTCAAGCTTTTCGGGGTTTCTGACAACTGAGGGAACACCCCTTATCCATTTAACAGGCCTCACACAAGCGTAGAGGTCAAGCTTCATTCTTAACGCCACGTTAACGCTTCTGAACCCACCTCCCACAGGGGTGACCAGTGGACCCTTGATGGAAACAACGTAGAAGCGAACCGCTTCCAACGTGTCCCTGGGAAGGGGATCCCCGTAGATTCGGTTGGAAGACTCCCCAGCCGGCAACGTAAGCCAGTAAATGACCCTACGGCCCTTGTAAGCCTTATTCACCGCCGCGTCCACCACTTTCACCATCGCCTTGGAGACATCTGGGCCGACGCCATCTCCGGGGATGATGGGTACGATGGGGTTTTCAGGAACCTTCAAGGAGCCGTCGAGGAAACGAATCCTCGAACCTTCTTTAGGAGGTTTAACCAGCTTAAACTCTACCTCATCAACCTGGCATGAACTCAACGTTCCCACATCTCACTCAGCTCGGTTAAAGCTTCAACTCCCTTTAGTGACGGAGTTACGATTTAAAGGAATGCCCGTTAAGGGTTGCGATTCGCTATGTTAGACAACCTATACTGGTTTTAATGCTTTATTTAGAGCAGGGGTACAGAGCCGTCAACTGTGGCCGTGGCTGGAGAGGAAAGGGACTTCGATGAGGAAGTGATCAGTTTAGCCATAAGCGTCGGGGAGAGGATGTTAAAGTCGGCAAGTGTGGCGGAAACTTAAAGGTTACGGTAGATGACTTATCCCATGCTTTAAAGGGGATGCGTTGTGCTTAAAAACTGGATCGTGAGCGCAGGTAACGTGGCGTAGCCTCCCGCCTTTCGAAATCTTTGAGTTTAATACATCGCGATATATGTTTCGAAACGCGTGGAAAGAGAAGGGGAGGGTAGAAGGGGTGAAAACCCTTCAGCCATGATCACTGCGACCATACCTTTCACGCTTCTCTTAGAAGAATAACAATAGTGTCACAACGTGACATATTGTGTCACAATGTGTTAAACCCGGGGGGTCCGGGAAAAATGAGAAATCCTTTATGGTCGATAAACCTCACCTTGTGTTTAATGTCTATGGGCTCCTCTGAGCCTGCATTTTAAGGTTAAGGCTTAAAGCGTGTATTTAATGTTCCTCAGGATCCAGAACCCATTCCTCAAAACTGCTTTTCCACCGGTGACCTTTACTCTCCTACGGAACAGGGGACCATCGATGACGGCGGTGTGGTATTCACCGCTCTCCCCACAGAAGTCAACACCTTTATCCTTCAGATAACGGTAGAATTCATCATCTACTCTGCGCCCAACCCATTCACAGGTGAATAGGTCAGATCTCACCCCGATGATGATGGCCTCAAAGCCTAGGCGCATGAATTCAAGGAGAACTCTTTCAGGCGCCTCTCCCCAGAGCGGTTCAACGGCTTCTAAACCCATTCCCCTGCAAACCCTCTCAGCCCAAGCTTTATGCTCCGCGAGGTAGATGTCCCCGAAAACAACGCCCTTCAAGCCGAGGGGGATTAACCGGGCAACCGCCTCCCTGAAGGAGTCTTCATACCTAGCCCACGTCGTCTTCACTTGAACTAATGGTATGTCGATGGCTTGGCTTTGCAGTCGAATCAACCCGGCCAACGATCCATGAACACGCGGTCTATGTGGCCCAGATGAAACGAAGTTCAACAGGTGGGAAATTTCGTATTCTCTCAGAATCGCCCTGTAACAAGCTAAACACCCGTCTTTACCCCCGCTCCAAGAGGCGGCGTACCCCATAAAGCCACCTCCAACCATTGTTAAAATGGATGCGGTTTAAACAATCATTATCCATGAAGCTTCAAATCCAGTGAAGTGAAATAGAGCTGTGGGCGAGAAGTCTATACGAGGCGGCTGACTTGTTAATGTAAGACATTTTGCCCATAATCCTTAAACTACCCGTTTATGCATTTTATATGAACTCTCTCTTCACACTACGTTTAATGTTGAATATTAACCTGATTCAAACGGGTTCTTTCTGGTTTTGTTTAAATAGCTTTTCGCGTAACTACACTCCGGCGATAAGGTCAATCCATTTGTTTCAGCGTAGTTTACCGCCTCCTCCATCAGCTTGGCGGCTAAGCCTTTCCCCCTAAACTCCTTAGGGGTATAGGTGCTCAGAATCCTCAGCTTTCCATGCTCGACCTCGTATTTCAGGTATGAATATTTTCCCGGGCTAAGCCTAATGAAGAACATGCCGGGTTTATGCTTAACCTCACGCTCCAACCGATATGCACCTCTTCCATTGAATTTAGGGGTAATAGATTTTTAAACGCCATGAGTTTCATGGACGTTTCCTTCTAAAGATTATACCTAAAATCTTCGTTCTCAACACGAGTTTGCAAGGTCTCTTTTAAGCTTTAACAATTTATTTTAAACCGGTCAAGGAAGCTAATTCTATTAAATTTCTTCTAGTGTAGGTGGAGGGCGACGTTCAACATTTATAAACGCCCTAACGAGAGTGTCTTCACTTTACTGAGTTGTTTTTGGTCATGCACCCTCCATGGGTCTTCTATATTTTAAAGATATGCGTGTCTTCAAGGTCTTTTAGGCGGCTCATGGGATAAGAAATGTGGCCAACTTGAACCTGCCATCGTATTGGCTAAAATTCGCGATGTAAACTTGTCCATCCATAATTTGCCATGAAAAGTTTTCACGTTTCCTTTAATCGCGTAAATCACCGGATGCACGTTTAGCCATGCTGCCGGTTAGGTAGGCAGGTTTATAACTTGGGTAAGCGAGAGTAACTGTAAGGATTTGAAAGAATTGAGGATTATGGCAAAAAGGGTCATTCACATTCTGCTATTATGTCTTTTTTTAGGCATCTCTATAAACGTGGTCTATCCAGTTCATCCTCCATGGGATATTATGGTGGAGCCTAAAACCGTGATTATAGCCCCTCCGAGATGCTACGCGGACTTCGTCGCGAAGGTGACGATGGATTACCATGATAAGCCGATATCCATTTTCATCGATGAGATGTCTGAAGGAGACTGGAAAGGGCCTGGGAGCCTTATCTCTGGCACGAAATTTGATGGAGGAGTAGTGGCACCGAGCAAGACGGAGAACTATGAAACGACCATTAGAATAGGGGTTGTCTCGCCGTGGGAGAAGCCTCCAGGCGAGTATCGAGTAAGAGTATACGCGTATCCTGCTGGTGAGAATCCATTCACATATCAGGTTTACGATGTTCTAACAGTAGTCATAGTTGATACCGGGGTTAAAACATGCGAGCAGCCGCTCGATGGTGGTGGAGTGACGACCATTTACACTACGACCGGGTATACCACCAGGGAGTGGACGGTTACAACGACCACGAAGACCCGTGACTGGTGGGATTGGTGGCGCTGGTGGGAATGGTGGGGGTGGCTCAGATGGCCTTGGATAACCCGGGAGCCCTTCGATTTCGCCGTGGAGGCTACGCCTGCAACCCAGTCTATAAAGGCGGGGCAGCAGGCGGCCTTCACCGTTTACGTGACGCTTGTTTCCGGCACTCCGCAGCCAGTAACGTTAAGCGTTCCAGATATCTGCTGCGGCTCAACTTACTCCTTTAGCTTAACTACAGGCTCACCGACTTTTGCTTCTGCCCTAAAAGTTGCAACCCTTGACTCCTTAAAGCCTGGAACCTACTCTATGACTATTACCGGGAGTGGGGGTGGCAAAACCCACTTCACAATCGTGACACTAGAGGTGGCTGAGAATAAGAAGGAGAGCATCATCACAATCTCGGTTAACCCCTTGAGCCTTAAAGTCGGCGAACAAGTCTCCGTGGGGGGAACGCTCTCCCCAGCCCACGCCGCGACCGTTGAGCTCATATACATAAGGCCAGATGGATTTGAAATGGTCAAGCACATAAACGTCCCCACATCCGGCGTCTTTTCTGACATCTTCAAACCTGATACTCCAGGTCTCTGGTCAGTAAAAGCTAGGTGGGCAGGTGACGCTAACCACTATAGTTGCGAGAGCTTGCCGGCAAGCTTCGCCGTCGAGGCTACGCAGGAAAAGCCCCCACCCCAACCCTCGCTCTGGGAACAATTCGGCGGACTAATAACATTAATCATCATCGCGTTGATCATCGTCGTTGCGATGCTGCTCCTGAGGCGGCGGTCAAAGAGGTTAAAAGTAACACCAGCGAGGGCCTCTACCATGTTCTGTATTAAATGCGGTGCGGGAATCCCACGAGGATCCGAGTATTGCCCAGTTTGCGGAGAAGAGCTGAAATGAGTAATCGCCAAAATGAAGCGTCATTTTTAGTCGGTGGAAGAAGAGCTAAGCGAAAAATTCCTAAGCCATTTTACCAGCGTTTTCGTTCACTAGAAGTACGTGAACATCTCCAGCTTTCACAAGCCATTCACATGTCATGTAAAGGTACTTACGCGATCCTCTGGACCACTTCCAGTCGATTAAGTGTCTCACCAAAGTTTTATCCATCAACGTTAATCTAACAAGCTACATTACGTGCATAACAAGCGTAATCGTGAACGTATCGCGTCAATCATTATTCAGTCACCTAACATATACGAACATGTGTAAGGGGATTAAGACGGGCTGTAAGAATGATGTGAGCAGGCAACTGCTGAGCATTTTAGACGGCTCCCGCAACAATTTTAAAATATAAAATATAATTACGTTAAGTCATATTTCTATGATTTGTGAGGGCTCTTCTTGACGCCTTTAGATAACCTGCTTGCGACCATCAGGTTTCAGAGCCCTGAACGAATACCTGTGACGATGTTGGAGACAGAGCACGCGATCAAGATCGCTGGGACCACGTATCAGAAGTTTGCCTCCGATCCTCATGTTCTCAGCGTTACTCTGATCAAGGCGGCGGAGCGGTATGGATATGACTGGATCTGGGTTTACGTCTCTGACTGGATTGAGTTTGAGTGTCTGGGGGCGAAGATGGTGTATGAAGACGTCATACCTCCGCGGTGTGTCGAGTTCGCGGTAAAGGACGAGTCGGATGTCGACCAACTGCAGGCTCCCAACCCATGGGAGGATGGGAAGATGCCTGTCATTCTCCAGGGACTGGAGTATATGAGAGGTGAGGTTGGGGATGAATTGATGCTCTGCGGGAGGGTTGCTTGCCCGTTCTCCGCCGCCATCCTAATGAGGGGGATTGAGAAAGGGTTCTCAGACCTTTACCGTCAGCCTGAAACTTTCCGGAAGATGGAGGATTTGGGGTTGGACATAGCGGTTTCTTTTGCTAAGGCTCAGCTGGAGGCGGGGGCCCATGCCATATGGGTTGGGGATGTTTTCGCAAGCTCCCGATTCATATCGCAGCAGCGGTACTGGGAGTTAGCGTTTCCTTACGAGAAGAGGATGATCGACGAGATTAGGAGTATGGGAGGAATCTCTTTCATCTTCCATGATGAGGTACGTCCAAGCAGGCTGGTTGACCAGGCTAAAGTTGGGGCTGATGTGGTTGGAATCGGCAACGATACGGATCTACAAAAGGCTAGGCGGATGCTCGGCGACCATGTTTGCCTGTCTGGAAACGTTGATCCCGTCAAGGTCCTGTTGCAAGGCTCACCGAAGGACGTTGAGGACGCTGTAAGGCGGTGTATCCGTGACGCAGGAAAAGGAGGCGGATTCATCTTGAATACTGGCGAGTGCGTCTGTCGTGACACTCCCCCTGAAAATCTCGAGACTTTTGTTCGAGTGGCCCGAGAAATGGGGACGTTGTATCAAAGGAAGGGCTGGGCCCGGTGAAACACCGTTTCTAAGGCGCGACTTGAGGACCGACTTCACCGCTATACAGCGCTTTTAAGTCACCTTAAAACCCTTCAGACCCATTAGGCTTCTGTTTTTTGTTCGGATCAGCGGTGGAACCCGTTAGACAATTAATTTACAGATAGATCTTCATGATCATAAACTATTTAATTGAATTGGCGTTAAATGAGTCTTATGAAGGAAGAATTAATCGCTTCTTGAGGGTTCGGGAAGATAAAAATGAGTTACAGAAAGAAGTCTTGGCAGGAAAAACTGGCAGACAAAAAGGGTCTGCCGAAAATACTGAAATTGGAAGAGAGGTTTCCCTGCTATAATGCCATGCATAAAATGGGTGCTGAAGTCGGCGATGATGTGGTGCTCGTCAATCCCAGCGAGGTTGTTGAAGTCATGAAGGGAGTTCCAAAGGGCAAGCTGATTACGATCGTTGAGATATGC
This DNA window, taken from Candidatus Bathyarchaeia archaeon, encodes the following:
- a CDS encoding zinc ribbon domain-containing protein yields the protein MVYPVHPPWDIMVEPKTVIIAPPRCYADFVAKVTMDYHDKPISIFIDEMSEGDWKGPGSLISGTKFDGGVVAPSKTENYETTIRIGVVSPWEKPPGEYRVRVYAYPAGENPFTYQVYDVLTVVIVDTGVKTCEQPLDGGGVTTIYTTTGYTTREWTVTTTTKTRDWWDWWRWWEWWGWLRWPWITREPFDFAVEATPATQSIKAGQQAAFTVYVTLVSGTPQPVTLSVPDICCGSTYSFSLTTGSPTFASALKVATLDSLKPGTYSMTITGSGGGKTHFTIVTLEVAENKKESIITISVNPLSLKVGEQVSVGGTLSPAHAATVELIYIRPDGFEMVKHINVPTSGVFSDIFKPDTPGLWSVKARWAGDANHYSCESLPASFAVEATQEKPPPQPSLWEQFGGLITLIIIALIIVVAMLLLRRRSKRLKVTPARASTMFCIKCGAGIPRGSEYCPVCGEELK
- a CDS encoding uroporphyrinogen decarboxylase family protein, translating into MTPLDNLLATIRFQSPERIPVTMLETEHAIKIAGTTYQKFASDPHVLSVTLIKAAERYGYDWIWVYVSDWIEFECLGAKMVYEDVIPPRCVEFAVKDESDVDQLQAPNPWEDGKMPVILQGLEYMRGEVGDELMLCGRVACPFSAAILMRGIEKGFSDLYRQPETFRKMEDLGLDIAVSFAKAQLEAGAHAIWVGDVFASSRFISQQRYWELAFPYEKRMIDEIRSMGGISFIFHDEVRPSRLVDQAKVGADVVGIGNDTDLQKARRMLGDHVCLSGNVDPVKVLLQGSPKDVEDAVRRCIRDAGKGGGFILNTGECVCRDTPPENLETFVRVAREMGTLYQRKGWAR
- a CDS encoding diphthine--ammonia ligase encodes the protein MGYAASWSGGKDGCLACYRAILREYEISHLLNFVSSGPHRPRVHGSLAGLIRLQSQAIDIPLVQVKTTWARYEDSFREAVARLIPLGLKGVVFGDIYLAEHKAWAERVCRGMGLEAVEPLWGEAPERVLLEFMRLGFEAIIIGVRSDLFTCEWVGRRVDDEFYRYLKDKGVDFCGESGEYHTAVIDGPLFRRRVKVTGGKAVLRNGFWILRNIKYTL
- a CDS encoding GNAT family N-acetyltransferase; its protein translation is MEREVKHKPGMFFIRLSPGKYSYLKYEVEHGKLRILSTYTPKEFRGKGLAAKLMEEAVNYAETNGLTLSPECSYAKSYLNKTRKNPFESG